One part of the Lotus japonicus ecotype B-129 chromosome 2, LjGifu_v1.2 genome encodes these proteins:
- the LOC130740079 gene encoding mechanosensitive ion channel protein 2, chloroplastic-like codes for MALPGSLQLSHGWNLGCNKHPRVTGRCKLDLLRAGLSYPVSFIKQDYSGFQQLRHINRSTHTLSCKPRSFKCHCFIVPCGPSKLPAVKVAATVLTRCCNVLQNSPVVVNLIPAVGIIIFAIWGVGPLMFQTRKLLFQRSDNSWKKSTTHYIVTSYLRPLLLWTGAIFICRALEPVILPTESGQVVKERLLHFVRSLSTVLAFAYCLSSVIQQAQKFVAESTDASETTRNMGFQFAGKALYSAVWVAAFSLFMELLGFSTQKWVTAGGLGTVLLTLAGREIFTNFLSSAMIHATRPFVVNEWIQTKIEGYEVSGTVEHVGWWSPTIIRGEDREAVHIPNHKFTVNVVRNLSQKTHWRIKTHLAISHLDVNKINNIVADMRKVLAKNPQVEQQRLHRRVFLDNVHTENQALMILISCFVKTSHFEEYLCVKEAILLDLLRVIGHHRARLATPVRTLQKIYSDVDLDNIPYADSTFNGAVSKRPLLMIESPYKISTDEKTKSRSARAAVDQDSKTAARTNLDTIGPTGVPDNKVRETQEVDTKVMASTNSDANGNSMTAVTPRPDPEVGENKRLKSNSNKANLDVSDISSNSELDNSTQKDIHAKQSKGQTMKNVKSNVDSDNLVSSTSTNNADKAGGLHTNIPAKQQGEKKPAAQPHASRSVLEDNIVLGVALDGSKRTLPIDEGSDTDTVTAQEAKEMAAFQGGNGSPKAADGNGK; via the exons ATGGCTCTTCCTGGTTCCCTGCAGCTGTCCCATGGATGGAACCTCGGCTGCAATAAACATCCG AGGGTAACAGGAAGATGCAAGTTAGATTTATTAAGAGCAGGTCTTTCGTATCCTGTATCG TTCATAAAACAGGACTACAGCGGTTTTCAACAACTTCGACATATAAACAGGTCAACACATACATTGTCTTGCAAACCCCGCTCTTTTAAGTGTCATTGTTTTATAGTGCCATGCGGACCAAGCAAGCTTCCTGCCGTTAAGGTGGCTGCGACAGTGCTGACAAg GTGCTGTAATGTCTTACAAAATAGTCCAGTCGTTGTAAATTTGATTCCTGCTGTTGGCATTATCATTTTTGCAATATGGGGTGTTGGCCCATTAATGTTTCAGACAAGGAAACTGCTTTTTCAG AGGAGTGATAATAGTTGGAAGAAAAGTACCACTCATTATATAGTAACTTCTTACCTTCGGCCATTGCTGTTATGGACTGGAGCCATATTTATTTGCAG AGCATTGGAACCAGTTATTCTACCTACAGAATCTGGTCAGGTTGTCAAGGAACGGCTTCTGCATTTTGTCAGATCATTGTCGACTGTACTGGCCTTCGCCTATTGTTTATCAAG TGTAATTCAACAAGCACAGAAATTTGTAGCAGAGAGTACTGATGCAAGTGAGACGACGAGAAAC ATGGGATTCCAATTTGCAGGCAAAGCTCTTTACTCTGCAGTATGGGTTGCTGCCTTTTCATTGTTCATGGAATTGCTGGGATTCTCAACCCAGAAATGGGTTACTGCAGGAGGTCTTGGGACAGTTTTGTTGACTCTTGCTGGTCGTGAG ATATTTACAAACTTCCTTTCAAGTGCGATGATTCATGCCACTCGGCCTTTTGTGGTTAATGAGTGGATTCAGACCAAGATAGAAGGATATGAGGTTTCTGGTACTGTCGAG CATGTTGGCTGGTGGTCACCAACAATTATAAGAGGTGAAGATCGTGAAGCAGTACACATTCCAAACCACAAATTTACAGTGAATGTCGTGCGGAACCTCAGTCAAAAAACACATTGGCGAATCAAAACCCACCTAGCCATTAGTCATTTGGATGTAAATAAGATTAAT AACATTGTTGCTGACATGCGGAAAGTATTGGCCAAAAACCCTCAAGTTGAGCAGCAGAGGTTACACAGGAGAGTGTTTTTAGACAACGTACATACTGAAAATCAGGCTCTCATG ATTCTGATTTCTTGTTTCGTCAAAACCTCACATTTTGAAGAATATTTGTGTGTAAAG GAAGccatacttctggatcttctTAGAGTCATCGGCCATCACCGGGCCCGACTCGCAACACCAGTCCGTACTCTGCAGAAAATATACAGTGATGTTGACTTAGACAACATACCATATGCAGATTCCACATTTAATGGAGCAGTATCTAAGCGTCCATTATTAATGATCGAATCGCCTTACAAGATCAGTACAGATGAGAAGACGAAAAGTCGATCAGCACGAGCAGCTGTTGATCAAGATAGCAAAACAGCTGCGCGAACCAATCTTGACACGATTGGACCAACAGGAGTACCAGATAACAAGGTTAGAGAAACTCAAGAGGTGGATACCAAAGTAATGGCATCTACTAATTCTGATGCAAATGGAAACTCTATGACTGCTGTGACACCCAGACCTGATCCTGAAGTGGGTGAAAACAAGCGACTGAAATCAAATTCAAACAAAGCAAATCTAGATGTGTCAGATATATCTTCTAACTCTGAATTAGATAATTCAACCCAGAAGGACATCCATGCCAAACAATCCAAGGGTCAGACCATGAAAAACGTCAAGTCGAACGTCGACTCTGACAATCTAGTTTCATCTACATCAACTAACAATGCTGACAAAGCTGGTGGACTTCATACGAATATTCCGGCAAAACAGCaaggagaaaagaaacctgCTGCACAGCCTCATGCATCTAGGAGTGTTCTAGAAGATAATATAGTACTTGGTGTTGCATTGGATGGATCGAAGAGGACTCTTCCCATTGATGAGGGGAGTGACACTGACACGGTGACAGCACAAGAGGCCAAGGAAATGGCTGCATTCCAGGGTGGAAATGGATCTCCAAAGGCCGCGGATGGGAATGGCAAGTAA